In Desulfovibrio inopinatus DSM 10711, the following are encoded in one genomic region:
- a CDS encoding RipA family octameric membrane protein, protein MCEDKHDRLALYTLYLETAEKISDRRYRTNGWMLSVNTAIIGFYGYLKKGSVIGPDDAMIWMLAIPVTGVFVCLTWLALLSSFQKLNKAKFILLHEIEANLALPLFKREQEIYNALGRRPFSGVEGRVPWGFIGLYAILILAALF, encoded by the coding sequence ATGTGTGAAGACAAACATGACCGGCTCGCCCTGTACACGCTCTATCTCGAGACCGCCGAGAAGATCAGCGACAGGCGCTATCGAACTAATGGCTGGATGCTCAGCGTCAATACGGCCATTATTGGTTTCTATGGTTACCTCAAAAAAGGAAGTGTGATTGGGCCAGACGACGCCATGATTTGGATGTTGGCCATTCCAGTGACCGGCGTGTTTGTCTGTTTGACCTGGCTCGCCTTGCTGTCCTCCTTTCAGAAGCTCAACAAGGCGAAATTTATACTGCTGCATGAAATTGAAGCCAATCTGGCTCTCCCTCTTTTTAAACGCGAGCAGGAAATCTATAACGCATTAGGTCGACGTCCCTTTTCGGGCGTCGAGGGAAGAGTTCCCTGGGGATTCATTGGGCTATATGCAATCCTAATACTTGCTGCTCTATTTTAA
- a CDS encoding TIR domain-containing protein: MRAFISYNSIDQKVADKLNKALMKVLPGFASYFAPRSNIGGAYWLPQLGEEIERADIVLLLLGSHVGTWQELEYYEALRLNRTNEKPHIIPILLGEESPGLQFLHQLHRLRFDDNHFDRVIDQISAVVQNADVGAARQPLWREINPYCGLQAMGSADAAHFFGREDLTDQIIAQLHSHRNKVLTLVGNSGVGKSSIVNAGVLAALRSQLRPVDMNLPWPKGLLDSVAWLPVVIRPGERPLLALARGFNQTWISDDSARVEAQALQWENNFKNGADLSGLIQVAQDCIAERTKAAPPARFLLYIDQGEELYSRSGTNEAKRFSELVAAAVGMPEFSVLTSLRSDFYGHLQDDQALFDVTERIDVPSLTREQLEKVIHKPADMLGARFESAEIVSMIAEATAKESGALPLLSYMMTETWETMRRDETSDGVMRFAAGFDMGKSLALRAERFLEQHAKDERELQRLFTLRLTHVPKQGDVVRRQATKTECTPKEWGLSQELTGKDWRLLVTSEQAGGPSVEVGHEALLRAWPRLTRWLDQEREFLIWKGQLEAARLEWESAPQEKKDTAVLMGLPLETACFWMRAREASLAGPDVMFIQQSMKLDAARTASAAKLRRWMMALVAAVVVVLLILWGKTSQMNASLETQLFATRIEQGRYRAATAKALYEQGLFTEALTVAMSIFPRDMRSQWPRIEQEASVYHIIRAAIGRVNLVCVLRGHGDGVSSEAYSPDGTRIVTASHDGTARIWDATTGKELAVLRGDGDPVNSAAYSPDGTRIVTASHDGTARIWDATTGKELAVLRGYGDPVNSAAYSPDGTRIVTASDDDTVRVWDADTGKQLAVLRGHDFSVTSAEYSPDGTRIVTASWDNTARIWDAATGKQLAVLSGHGDSVVNATFSPDGTRIVTASRDNLARVWDAATGKQLAVLRGHDSWVDSAAFSPDGTRIVTASPDDTARVWDAATGKQLAVLSGHDNGVTSAEYSPDGTRIVTASWDNTARIWDPAMAQGRAVLHGHDSTETNVAYSPDGPRIVTASDDDTAQVWDPAMAERLGVRLEHGIITTCAAFSPDSTRIVTASVDHTARIWDAAMGKELIVLHGHDLSFTNTAFSPDGTRIVTASWDNLARVWDAATGKELSVLRGHDSRVNSAEYSPDGTRIVTASDDDTARIWDAVTDKELAVLRGHDNGVESAAYSPDGTRIVTASDDGTARIWDAATGKQLAVLRGHDSRVYSAAFSPDGTRIVTASDDDTARIWDAVTDKELAVLRGHDEEVMSAAYSPDGTRIVTASGDCTARIWDAATGKQQVMLHGHTDGLSTAAFSPDGTRIVTAAVDDIVRVWESLPLEALLDSSRRLLDRIKPLNHAQECKYFLRVDGCEEH, from the coding sequence ATGCGCGCATTTATCAGCTACAATAGTATTGATCAAAAAGTTGCAGATAAACTGAACAAAGCCCTTATGAAGGTACTGCCGGGCTTTGCTTCGTATTTTGCCCCGCGCAGTAATATTGGCGGCGCTTACTGGTTGCCGCAACTCGGCGAGGAGATCGAGCGCGCGGATATCGTGCTGCTTTTACTCGGCAGCCACGTCGGGACGTGGCAGGAGCTAGAGTATTACGAAGCCCTACGCCTAAACCGCACCAACGAGAAACCACACATTATCCCTATTCTCCTTGGCGAAGAGAGTCCGGGCTTGCAGTTTTTACACCAACTTCACCGCCTTCGTTTTGACGACAATCATTTTGATCGTGTAATCGACCAGATCAGCGCAGTCGTTCAGAACGCTGATGTAGGAGCAGCGAGGCAGCCTCTTTGGCGCGAGATCAATCCCTACTGTGGGCTGCAGGCCATGGGCTCGGCAGATGCAGCCCATTTCTTCGGTCGTGAGGACCTAACAGACCAGATCATCGCCCAGCTTCATTCTCACCGGAATAAAGTGTTGACCCTCGTAGGTAACTCCGGTGTGGGGAAATCATCCATCGTCAATGCCGGGGTTTTGGCCGCCCTACGCAGTCAACTCCGGCCTGTGGATATGAATCTTCCCTGGCCCAAAGGGCTACTAGATAGTGTGGCGTGGCTACCCGTGGTGATCCGACCTGGGGAGCGCCCCTTGTTGGCGCTGGCGCGCGGGTTTAACCAGACCTGGATCAGTGATGACTCAGCTCGGGTTGAGGCCCAGGCATTGCAGTGGGAGAATAATTTCAAAAACGGTGCCGACCTCAGCGGGCTTATCCAAGTAGCGCAAGACTGTATCGCTGAGCGCACCAAAGCCGCGCCGCCAGCGCGATTTCTCTTGTATATAGACCAGGGGGAAGAACTCTACTCCCGCTCCGGGACGAACGAGGCTAAGCGATTCTCAGAGCTGGTGGCCGCTGCGGTGGGCATGCCTGAGTTCTCCGTCCTGACCAGTCTACGTTCGGACTTTTACGGTCACCTCCAGGATGATCAGGCACTGTTTGATGTGACGGAACGCATTGATGTGCCGTCATTGACCCGCGAACAGCTCGAAAAGGTGATTCATAAGCCTGCCGATATGTTGGGGGCGCGCTTTGAATCTGCTGAAATCGTGTCGATGATTGCTGAGGCAACCGCGAAAGAGAGCGGCGCTCTGCCGCTGCTTTCGTATATGATGACCGAGACCTGGGAGACCATGCGCCGTGACGAGACGTCGGATGGCGTGATGCGCTTCGCTGCCGGTTTTGATATGGGCAAGTCTCTTGCACTCCGGGCAGAACGATTCCTGGAACAACATGCTAAAGATGAGAGGGAACTGCAACGGTTGTTTACACTGCGCCTCACCCATGTGCCGAAACAAGGTGATGTGGTTCGCCGTCAGGCAACGAAAACGGAGTGTACTCCTAAAGAATGGGGGCTTTCTCAAGAATTAACGGGAAAAGATTGGCGGTTGCTGGTCACCTCCGAACAAGCCGGTGGGCCATCCGTTGAGGTGGGCCACGAAGCGTTGTTACGCGCTTGGCCTCGATTGACTCGCTGGCTGGATCAGGAACGAGAATTCCTCATCTGGAAAGGTCAACTAGAGGCGGCCCGTCTGGAATGGGAGTCCGCCCCGCAGGAGAAAAAGGACACCGCGGTGCTCATGGGCCTACCGCTCGAAACGGCCTGTTTTTGGATGCGGGCAAGGGAAGCATCATTAGCAGGGCCTGACGTGATGTTCATACAACAAAGCATGAAGCTTGATGCGGCGCGAACGGCCTCTGCAGCAAAGCTGCGCCGGTGGATGATGGCGTTAGTCGCAGCTGTCGTCGTCGTCTTGTTAATATTGTGGGGGAAAACCTCTCAAATGAACGCTTCACTGGAGACGCAACTGTTCGCGACACGCATTGAGCAGGGGCGGTATCGGGCAGCCACGGCTAAAGCCCTCTACGAGCAAGGCCTGTTCACCGAAGCGTTGACTGTGGCAATGTCGATATTTCCGAGGGATATGCGTAGCCAGTGGCCCCGCATAGAGCAGGAGGCGTCAGTATACCACATTATTCGTGCAGCCATAGGCCGAGTCAACCTTGTGTGCGTGCTGCGTGGCCATGGAGATGGAGTGAGCAGCGAGGCGTATTCACCGGACGGGACGCGCATCGTCACCGCCTCGCATGATGGCACCGCCCGGATCTGGGACGCAACCACGGGCAAAGAATTGGCCGTGCTGCGCGGAGATGGGGACCCAGTGAATAGCGCGGCGTATTCACCAGACGGGACGCGCATCGTCACCGCCTCGCATGATGGCACCGCCCGGATCTGGGACGCAACCACGGGCAAAGAATTGGCCGTGCTGCGCGGATATGGGGACCCAGTGAATAGCGCGGCGTATTCACCAGACGGGACGCGCATCGTCACCGCCTCGGATGATGATACCGTCCGGGTATGGGACGCGGACACGGGCAAACAGCTGGCCGTGCTACGCGGCCATGATTTTAGCGTGACCAGCGCTGAATATTCCCCGGACGGGACGCGTATCGTCACTGCTTCCTGGGATAATACAGCCCGGATCTGGGATGCTGCCACGGGCAAACAGTTGGCCGTGCTGAGCGGCCATGGTGATTCTGTGGTAAACGCTACGTTTTCACCAGACGGGACGCGCATCGTCACCGCTTCCAGGGATAATTTAGCCAGGGTCTGGGATGCAGCCACGGGCAAACAGTTGGCCGTGCTGCGCGGACATGATTCTTGGGTGGATAGCGCTGCGTTTTCACCGGACGGGACGCGCATCGTCACAGCCTCGCCTGACGATACTGCCCGGGTATGGGATGCAGCCACGGGCAAACAGCTGGCCGTGCTGAGCGGCCATGACAATGGGGTGACCAGCGCTGAATATTCCCCGGACGGAACGCGTATCGTCACTGCTTCCTGGGATAATACAGCCCGGATCTGGGACCCGGCCATGGCCCAAGGACGAGCTGTCCTGCACGGACATGATTCTACTGAGACCAACGTTGCGTATTCCCCAGACGGACCGCGCATCGTCACCGCCTCGGATGATGACACCGCCCAGGTCTGGGATCCGGCCATGGCCGAAAGGCTGGGGGTGCGGCTCGAACATGGTATTATTACGACCTGTGCGGCGTTTTCACCGGACAGTACACGCATCGTCACCGCTTCCGTGGATCATACCGCCCGAATCTGGGACGCAGCCATGGGCAAAGAGCTGATCGTGTTGCACGGCCATGACTTATCGTTCACAAACACAGCGTTTTCACCAGACGGGACGCGCATCGTCACCGCTTCCTGGGATAATTTAGCCAGGGTCTGGGATGCTGCCACGGGCAAAGAACTGTCCGTGCTGCGCGGCCATGATTCTAGGGTGAACAGCGCTGAATATTCCCCGGACGGGACGCGCATCGTCACCGCCTCGGATGATGACACCGCCCGGATTTGGGACGCGGTCACGGATAAAGAATTGGCTGTGCTGCGCGGCCATGACAATGGGGTGGAGAGTGCGGCGTATTCCCCGGACGGTACACGCATCGTCACTGCCTCGGATGATGGCACCGCCCGAATCTGGGACGCGGCCACGGGCAAACAACTAGCCGTGCTGCGCGGCCATGATTCTAGGGTGTATAGCGCTGCGTTTTCACCGGACGGGACGCGCATCGTCACCGCCTCGGATGATGACACCGCCCGGATTTGGGACGCGGTCACGGATAAAGAATTGGCTGTGCTGCGCGGCCATGACGAGGAGGTGATGAGTGCGGCGTATTCCCCGGACGGTACACGCATCGTCACTGCCTCGGGAGATTGCACCGCCCGAATCTGGGACGCGGCCACGGGCAAACAACAGGTCATGCTCCACGGACATACTGATGGTTTAAGCACAGCGGCGTTTTCGCCGGACGGAACGCGTATCGTCACCGCCGCTGTGGACGACATCGTCCGGGTATGGGAGAGCCTCCCGTTGGAAGCACTCCTGGATTCGTCCCGACGTCTGCTGGACCGCATAAAACCCCTCAACCATGCGCAAGAGTGCAAGTACTTCCTGCGTGTTGACGGATGCGAAGAACACTGA
- a CDS encoding ABC transporter substrate-binding protein gives MAQTRVVTDQLGKTVEIPETPQRIYALSPPDTLLVYAVAPCLLNGWNYQPNKAVLPLLVPCTRGLPVLGGFFGQAKTPNKEAVVKANPDLVVSGTMAQPYAAAESFFQSLNAPVIHVNSRNIEDYPGALRFLGDVLGQKKRGETLAAYAEKVLDDVRVGLTSIPEDKRLTVYYAEGRDGLYTDGRESFHAYLLNLAGGVNVHTTPQTKRYGRDRVTMERVLGYAPQAIVVQDAGCRDMILSSPLWRDIPAVQTGRVYLLPDKPFGWFDRPPSFMRILCLKWLAQSLYPDVFHYDMIKETQEFFKLFLQKELSPAEAQSILTRGGGNLPMRQARS, from the coding sequence TTGGCTCAGACAAGAGTCGTTACAGATCAGCTCGGAAAAACAGTGGAAATCCCGGAGACCCCACAACGAATCTACGCCCTTTCCCCGCCGGACACCTTGCTCGTCTACGCTGTGGCCCCATGCCTCCTGAATGGTTGGAACTACCAGCCCAACAAGGCCGTTCTGCCTTTACTTGTCCCTTGCACCCGCGGGTTGCCGGTTCTTGGTGGTTTCTTCGGCCAGGCCAAGACGCCGAATAAAGAAGCCGTGGTCAAGGCCAACCCGGACCTGGTTGTCAGCGGTACAATGGCTCAACCCTATGCCGCCGCCGAGTCGTTTTTCCAAAGCCTTAACGCCCCCGTTATCCACGTCAACAGTAGAAATATCGAAGACTACCCAGGTGCGCTGCGCTTTTTGGGCGATGTATTGGGACAAAAAAAGCGAGGCGAGACCCTGGCTGCCTATGCAGAAAAGGTTCTGGACGATGTTCGGGTTGGCCTAACCTCCATCCCAGAGGATAAACGCCTGACCGTGTATTACGCCGAGGGGAGAGACGGGCTATACACCGACGGCCGAGAGTCGTTTCACGCCTACCTTCTGAACTTGGCAGGAGGGGTCAATGTCCACACCACCCCCCAGACCAAGCGATACGGTAGGGATCGAGTCACCATGGAGAGAGTGCTAGGCTACGCTCCTCAGGCTATCGTGGTCCAGGATGCTGGCTGTCGGGATATGATTTTGTCCTCACCTTTGTGGAGAGACATACCTGCCGTACAAACCGGCCGGGTCTACTTGTTGCCCGACAAGCCCTTTGGTTGGTTCGATCGACCTCCTTCGTTCATGCGTATTCTGTGCCTAAAATGGCTGGCCCAGAGCCTGTACCCTGACGTCTTCCACTATGATATGATCAAAGAAACTCAGGAGTTCTTCAAGCTGTTTTTACAAAAAGAACTCAGTCCTGCCGAGGCCCAGTCCATCCTCACTCGAGGGGGAGGAAACCTCCCCATGCGTCAAGCTCGCTCGTGA
- a CDS encoding FecCD family ABC transporter permease, which yields MAANRSQGRVPAILAFFLVTLAVISLTLGQYPISLSEQWFYLRQALTGTGSLSETQFRLIQTVLLEIRVPRLLAAVLVGAALSVSGAAFQAMFVNPLVSPGLLGVLAGSAFGAALGMLWASSWLTVQAYAFAGGILAVCLSLGFARCFRGDRLLLLVLGGVISASLFTALLSAVKYVADPTDQLPAITYWLMGGLSRVDRQTIAAASIPLLGGLVGLCLFGRHLDVLSLGDDEARGLGLEAGRVRLGLIMLATVLCALTVSIAGLVGWVGLLVPHASRALVGPDNRRLLPVTALLGGGYLLLVDDLARLALGVEIPLGILTALLGIPFFPVVLANARRGWR from the coding sequence ATGGCGGCTAACAGAAGCCAGGGACGAGTCCCAGCGATCTTAGCCTTTTTTCTGGTAACGCTGGCGGTTATCTCGCTAACCCTTGGACAATATCCCATAAGTCTTAGCGAACAATGGTTCTATCTACGCCAAGCTCTGACAGGGACGGGGAGCCTTTCCGAGACACAATTTCGGCTTATCCAAACAGTACTCTTGGAGATTCGGGTTCCACGGCTCCTGGCCGCGGTGCTGGTGGGAGCGGCCTTATCCGTCTCCGGAGCGGCTTTCCAGGCCATGTTCGTTAATCCTCTGGTATCGCCGGGACTGTTAGGAGTCCTGGCGGGATCAGCCTTTGGCGCAGCTCTAGGCATGCTTTGGGCCAGTTCATGGCTGACCGTGCAGGCCTACGCCTTTGCAGGCGGTATCCTGGCCGTTTGTCTCAGTTTGGGGTTCGCCCGTTGCTTCCGGGGGGATCGTTTGCTGTTGCTCGTGCTCGGCGGGGTCATCAGCGCCTCGCTTTTTACTGCTCTTCTGTCCGCAGTCAAATACGTTGCCGATCCCACGGACCAGCTTCCGGCCATTACATACTGGCTCATGGGCGGTCTGTCCCGAGTGGATAGGCAGACCATAGCCGCGGCGAGCATTCCTCTTCTCGGCGGCCTGGTTGGACTCTGTCTGTTTGGTCGCCACCTGGACGTCCTGAGCCTTGGCGATGATGAGGCCCGGGGGCTTGGACTCGAAGCCGGCCGGGTTCGGCTTGGGCTTATAATGCTGGCCACGGTTCTCTGCGCTCTAACCGTGTCTATCGCCGGATTGGTGGGGTGGGTGGGGTTACTTGTTCCTCATGCTTCCCGGGCATTGGTTGGACCAGATAACCGCCGGCTTTTACCCGTGACCGCCCTTCTCGGAGGAGGCTACCTGCTGCTTGTGGACGACCTGGCTCGACTCGCACTTGGCGTGGAAATCCCTTTAGGCATTCTGACCGCCTTGCTTGGCATTCCTTTTTTTCCCGTAGTGTTGGCAAACGCCCGACGGGGGTGGCGTTAA
- a CDS encoding ABC transporter ATP-binding protein: MALYEINEVNFSYGGTQILNRVSFTVRQGSFLSLLGPNGCGKTTLLRLMLGLNRPAGGRVRLAGRNVCSYPRKALARQVAYLPQDHHPAFAYTVLDVVLMGTVSRAGFFGRPSKQDHRRAKEALDRFSLGNLATTPYTDLSGGQRQLTLLARALAQGAQTLVLDEPITGLDYGNQAKLLEILLGLCREGMTCLMTTHLPDHALWVCDHVLMLRQGRVMADGSPQEVVTQKNLARLYDADIAVLSVADSFQVCAPRRLMPRGRTAVTGGPRSPLPPHGDTSVSHNLLGKELS; encoded by the coding sequence ATGGCTCTGTATGAAATTAATGAAGTCAACTTCTCTTACGGCGGGACCCAGATATTAAACAGGGTTTCCTTTACCGTTCGTCAAGGGTCATTTCTGTCCCTGCTCGGGCCTAACGGTTGCGGTAAAACCACACTCCTGCGACTCATGCTTGGTCTGAATCGACCTGCCGGCGGTCGGGTGCGTCTGGCTGGACGTAATGTATGCTCCTATCCTCGAAAAGCCTTGGCCCGCCAAGTAGCCTATTTGCCCCAGGATCATCATCCGGCCTTCGCGTACACGGTTTTGGATGTTGTGCTCATGGGAACTGTGAGTCGAGCCGGATTTTTCGGACGTCCTTCCAAGCAGGACCACCGACGAGCCAAGGAAGCGTTGGACCGATTCTCTTTGGGAAACCTCGCAACGACACCCTACACCGACTTAAGTGGCGGACAGCGTCAGCTTACCCTTCTCGCCAGAGCACTCGCTCAAGGAGCCCAAACTCTGGTTCTCGACGAGCCTATAACCGGCCTCGACTACGGCAACCAGGCAAAACTTCTGGAAATCCTCCTCGGACTTTGCCGAGAAGGTATGACCTGCCTCATGACCACGCATCTGCCGGACCACGCCCTGTGGGTGTGCGATCATGTGCTAATGTTGCGCCAAGGTCGGGTCATGGCCGACGGTTCACCCCAGGAGGTCGTCACTCAGAAAAATCTCGCTCGGCTTTATGATGCGGATATAGCGGTCTTATCTGTGGCCGACTCCTTCCAGGTCTGCGCTCCTAGACGACTCATGCCCCGAGGGCGAACCGCTGTTACGGGCGGCCCCCGCTCGCCCCTTCCACCCCATGGCGATACCTCGGTGTCGCACAACCTCCTCGGAAAGGAGCTTTCATGA
- a CDS encoding class I SAM-dependent methyltransferase, which translates to MTQPTDEDLDFYRYDENHRFAAMYPLLARQIFDEFDLQSGVCLDVGTGSAALIIELAKLTQMEMIGLDTNSKALELARENVAQHGLPSDRFQFLLNDVCAMPLPDASVDLLLSRGSIPFWTDLPTAFKEINRVLAPGGKALVGCGFSRYQPLEEVKAMRPDWSKQGVDDPRNAWKAPGVLPQALAEAGLNTAKTRRDEYGVWVEISKPGQI; encoded by the coding sequence ATGACCCAGCCTACAGACGAAGACCTCGACTTTTATCGTTATGACGAAAACCACCGATTCGCCGCTATGTATCCCTTACTGGCCCGGCAGATTTTCGACGAGTTCGATCTCCAGAGCGGGGTTTGCCTGGATGTGGGAACTGGTAGTGCGGCGCTCATCATCGAGCTGGCCAAGCTCACTCAAATGGAAATGATCGGTTTGGACACCAACTCAAAAGCTCTGGAATTGGCAAGGGAAAACGTGGCTCAACACGGTCTGCCTTCCGACCGTTTCCAGTTTTTGCTTAATGACGTGTGCGCTATGCCTCTGCCAGACGCCTCAGTAGACCTTCTCCTCAGCCGAGGCTCAATTCCTTTCTGGACAGACTTGCCAACCGCCTTCAAGGAAATCAATCGAGTCCTCGCTCCTGGAGGAAAAGCATTGGTGGGCTGCGGTTTCAGTCGTTACCAGCCTCTGGAGGAAGTGAAGGCCATGCGGCCCGACTGGTCCAAACAAGGAGTCGACGACCCGAGAAACGCCTGGAAGGCTCCAGGGGTGTTACCTCAGGCTCTGGCCGAAGCTGGCCTCAACACGGCGAAGACGCGCCGAGATGAGTATGGCGTGTGGGTGGAAATAAGCAAACCCGGCCAAATCTAG
- a CDS encoding radical SAM protein, translated as MRCFICERGCQISQEGTGLCGRYTNRDDEIVERFPDRYLLACPISVETVPLLHFHPGAPFFQVSTVGCNFDCPGCIATVTAREMNPDSAALQRLTPEAVADKALSDGCRGVAFLLNDPLASYQTFLRVARAAKERGLLVTCASNAYFTNESLRPLLGLLDAINIGFKGLSGERLRSCGGRDGTVVLRNIRMLRENGVHVEVACMERLDNREDTWSLARELAAISPDIPLQLMRFIPLEDADPALEPSIRDTEALARELRSVLPHVYVFNAPGTRQLDTYCPSCGGVTHSRDFYGPMGARLLNSGSLDTRTLSTDCPACGASVSIRGDITPPSLREREFQGGYPFTRGLEIVESMCLAMGVRERAEVISAWEWLLAQKRLPDLHRGIQSIEGYLGLIRDFGTVLGRREGAEDLAAYLDSLVEPVRRGVEDITQRPSVYYAMGKPLFAIMGKRFENHLVETAGGESCNRRLELAGRPGQTISTETLADVAPEVIFISSFIANDPETFCQECCELGLDLPAVRHSRVHIAPIPCSDFGAPKWVLGLRAIANALHPEMFNFDLTADSSAFHHRVYGQDFPLESINRSFAKPSRLWRFEEPRCMREAS; from the coding sequence ATGCGTTGTTTCATCTGCGAGCGGGGTTGTCAGATTTCTCAGGAAGGTACGGGGCTGTGCGGTCGTTACACCAACCGAGATGATGAAATCGTCGAACGGTTCCCTGACCGCTATCTTCTGGCCTGCCCCATTTCGGTGGAAACAGTGCCCTTGCTTCATTTTCACCCCGGAGCTCCTTTTTTCCAAGTCAGCACCGTGGGGTGCAACTTTGACTGCCCGGGCTGCATCGCCACGGTCACGGCCCGAGAGATGAATCCGGACAGTGCAGCTCTGCAGCGTCTGACGCCCGAGGCCGTGGCTGACAAAGCCCTATCTGATGGATGCCGAGGTGTGGCCTTTCTGCTCAACGACCCCTTGGCCTCCTATCAGACATTTTTGCGAGTAGCCCGTGCCGCCAAAGAGAGGGGACTTTTGGTCACCTGCGCCTCCAACGCGTACTTCACGAATGAATCTCTACGCCCGCTCTTGGGTTTGCTGGACGCCATCAACATAGGGTTCAAAGGTTTAAGTGGAGAGCGCCTACGGTCTTGTGGCGGCCGAGACGGGACCGTGGTTCTACGAAACATCCGTATGCTACGCGAAAACGGCGTTCATGTGGAAGTGGCCTGCATGGAACGCCTGGACAATCGAGAAGACACGTGGTCCTTAGCCCGGGAACTGGCCGCCATATCTCCGGACATTCCTTTGCAGCTCATGCGCTTCATCCCGCTGGAAGACGCCGACCCAGCTTTGGAGCCTTCCATCCGGGACACCGAAGCCCTTGCACGAGAACTCCGTTCGGTCTTGCCCCATGTGTATGTGTTCAACGCTCCGGGCACACGACAGCTTGACACTTACTGTCCATCCTGCGGTGGGGTGACACATTCCCGAGACTTCTATGGCCCTATGGGCGCCCGACTTCTCAATTCAGGCAGTCTGGATACGAGAACTTTGTCGACGGATTGCCCTGCCTGCGGCGCATCTGTCTCCATTCGAGGCGACATCACGCCCCCGAGTCTCAGGGAGCGAGAATTTCAAGGAGGTTACCCTTTTACTCGGGGGCTGGAGATCGTGGAGTCCATGTGTCTGGCCATGGGTGTGAGGGAACGAGCTGAGGTCATTTCCGCCTGGGAATGGCTGTTAGCCCAAAAGCGGTTACCCGATCTCCATCGGGGCATTCAGAGCATCGAAGGGTATTTGGGGCTGATTCGCGATTTCGGAACAGTGTTAGGACGCAGGGAAGGAGCCGAAGACCTCGCGGCGTACCTGGACAGCCTGGTCGAACCGGTGCGCCGGGGCGTTGAGGACATTACCCAACGGCCCAGCGTTTACTATGCCATGGGTAAGCCGCTTTTCGCCATCATGGGCAAGCGGTTTGAGAATCATCTCGTGGAAACGGCCGGCGGGGAGAGCTGCAACCGTCGTCTCGAATTAGCTGGACGACCGGGGCAGACTATCTCAACCGAAACGCTGGCTGATGTAGCGCCCGAAGTTATTTTCATATCTTCGTTCATCGCTAACGATCCCGAGACGTTCTGTCAGGAATGTTGTGAACTGGGACTCGACCTCCCGGCCGTGCGCCACAGCCGAGTACATATAGCCCCCATCCCATGCAGCGACTTCGGCGCGCCCAAATGGGTACTCGGTCTGCGAGCCATAGCCAATGCCCTCCACCCGGAGATGTTCAACTTTGACCTGACCGCCGACTCCAGCGCCTTTCACCATCGAGTGTACGGCCAAGATTTCCCTCTGGAGTCCATCAACCGGTCTTTTGCTAAGCCAAGCAGATTGTGGCGTTTCGAAGAGCCTCGCTGCATGAGGGAGGCATCTTAA
- a CDS encoding dimethyl sulfoxide reductase anchor subunit family protein — protein MQSLELPLVLFTVFSQAAIGLTLMRAIRVSAGGPSGDAQREWRVIAGLMVVGMIGSLFHLGHPLGAPRAVTHLGSAWLSREVLFAGLFTGVAVIAALALIKENTTALVWIAAILGLGVITSAGMTYAPPALPAINNALPTMFFLTSAVILGAGFGSWFAGKERQPLMTRIFTTALVVGLVLNLIAPCVWISGGTVMHMTGKAWFASGFYWTHLAVLIACLAVLWKNKTIPTWLPVLALLGELAGRAGFFADTIHTATNIGGLY, from the coding sequence ATGCAGTCTCTGGAATTGCCACTTGTTCTGTTTACGGTGTTTTCGCAGGCTGCCATCGGCCTCACGCTCATGCGTGCGATACGTGTCAGCGCGGGAGGACCGAGCGGCGATGCGCAGCGTGAATGGCGTGTTATTGCCGGCCTCATGGTTGTCGGCATGATCGGATCACTGTTTCACCTGGGACACCCCTTGGGCGCTCCCAGGGCCGTCACCCACCTCGGTTCGGCCTGGCTGAGTCGCGAAGTGCTGTTCGCGGGCCTGTTCACGGGGGTCGCCGTCATTGCCGCCCTGGCGTTGATCAAGGAAAATACGACGGCGTTGGTTTGGATAGCGGCGATTCTCGGACTTGGCGTCATCACGTCGGCCGGCATGACATACGCACCGCCAGCCCTCCCCGCCATCAACAACGCGCTGCCCACAATGTTCTTCCTGACGTCGGCCGTCATTCTCGGCGCCGGATTCGGAAGTTGGTTCGCCGGCAAAGAACGCCAACCGCTCATGACGCGTATTTTCACCACCGCGCTCGTGGTCGGTCTCGTTCTTAACCTCATCGCCCCATGCGTATGGATATCCGGCGGTACAGTCATGCACATGACCGGCAAAGCCTGGTTCGCGTCCGGTTTCTACTGGACACACCTTGCCGTGCTCATCGCGTGCCTGGCCGTGCTCTGGAAAAACAAAACCATCCCCACATGGCTCCCGGTCCTCGCCCTCCTCGGCGAACTCGCCGGCCGAGCCGGCTTCTTCGCCGATACCATCCACACCGCCACCAACATCGGGGGGCTGTACTAA